CTCCGCGTAGCACGAGAGCATCCGCAAGGAACCGAGCCAGCACCACGGCACTTGCGAGCACTCTAAGAATGTCGATGCCAACTCAACGGAAGATGGGCAGGGAATCGGAGACAGCCCCGACGTTCCCGGATGCTGCGGAGAAGCCGTGCGCACCTTGCCTCCATGCGCTACTTCCGCACAACGAGCACAGGCCGCAAGATCACGGCCGAACCACGCGTGCGCGAAGAACCCGATATGCAGCGCCTCGTCGCACTCGTTATCCATCTCGCCGAGCAACTCCACGCCGCAGAGACCCAGCAGGCTCAGCATCGCCCGATCGAAACGCGAGAAGATCACCGATCACCAGACCCGAGCTACCGCAAGCCGTTGCGATCGAAGAAGGAACCGAAGAAGAATGACACTCCTCACGCCCATGCCAGAACTTGAGGTCACCACCGTGGCAACGGCGGTGACCTATCAGCGCGTCTCCACCAAGGAACAAGCCTCCAAGGGCGGTCGTGACGAAGGATTCTCGATTCCCGCGCAGCGCGAAGCGAACACCAGGAAGGCCGAAGCGCTTGGCGCTCGTATCGTTGCCGAGTTCGTTGATGCGGGCGAGTCCGCACGCTCGGCAGACCGGCCAGACCTGCAACGCATGCTCGACTACGTCGCCTCGCATCAAGTGACCTACTGCATCGTCCACAAGGTTGATCGCCTCGCTCGCAACCGGCTCGACGATGTCGAGATTCACCGGGCACTCATCAGCGCGGGCGTCACCCTCGTCTCGGCGACTGAGAACATCGATGAGACTCCATCGGGCATGCTGCTGCACGGCATCATGTCGTCGATCGCGGAGTTCTACTCCAAGAACCTCGCAGCGGAAGTCAGCAAAGGCTTGAACCAGAAGTTCCTCACCGGCGGCACTCCCATGCGTGCGCCCATCGGCTATCTCAACGTACGCAAGCGCGACGACCGCGGCCGCGAGTTCCGCACCGTCGAGCTCGACCCCGAACCCGCACCGCTGATCCGCCGGGTGTTTGAGCAATACGCAACCGGTGACCGCACCGTCGTCGATCTGCTCGCCGAAGCCACCGCCCGCGGCCTGACCACGGTGCCGACACCGCAACGCCCGTCCGGACCCGTTGCACGCTCCGGGTTCTTCAAACTGCTCCGCAACCCGTACTACATCGGCATCGTCCGCTACAAAGGAGCCGAACACCCCGGAGCACACGAACCCCTCGTCGACATCGACACCTGGCACGAAGTACAGACCCTCCTCGACTCGCGCAAGATCGCCTCCGAACGCCGCCGCAAACACGACCACTACCTGAAAGGCAGCCTCTTCTGCGGCGCATGCGGATCACGCCTCCAACTCGACTTCCCCAACAACAAGCAAGGCCACCGATACGCCTACTACGTCTGCTCCGGGCGCGCCTCGAAACGCACCACCTGCACCCGCCGCGCAATACCCGTCGGGGTTGCGGAGCAACTCGTCGCCGACTGCTACCAGAGCATCACTATTACCGAAGCGCAATACGCAGGGCTCGCGGCACGAGTCGAGGCTGTATTCGACGAACGGCTCGCCGCGCGAAGCACGGAACTCGCTGAACTGGCCGCGACGCGGAAGCAACTGCAGGGCGAGAGCGACAAGATCCTCGCCGCGCACTTCGCCGACGCCATCGACCTCGATACCCTGAAACGCCACCAAGACCGCATCCGCGCAGGCATCACCGACATCGACCGGCGCATCAACCACGAACACGACCAGAACGAAGGGCCACGATCGCAGATCACGACAGCACTCCGGCTCTTGATCGACTGCGCACGCCTCTACGCACGCACCGACGACCAGGGCCGACGCCTCGTCAACCAAGCGTTCACGACCGGCATCGAGATCAGCGAAGACGAAGAAGCCAGCATCCGACTAGCCGAACCGTTCACCATCGCGGAACTCGCACCAACACATGTCGGGAGTTCTAGTACGTCTTCAATTGTGGAGCATAGGAGATTCGAACTCCTGACCTCTTCGATGCGAACGAAGCGCGCTACCAACTGCGCCAATGCCCCTCAACGACCCGGCAAGCCACCCGGCTTCCCGAACCGCAGATCAGTCTACCAAACTTCGGCGCACACCATCGCACCTAGGTCCCACGACCGCGGATTTATTCGCCGACCGCCCGGCGGCGCTCCAACACTCCGTCAAGAGCCGCGGCGCCCAGGGCCACGTTCCCCTGCTCCAGGGCGATCCGCTCGCGCTCGTAGGCGGGCCGCTGGGCTTCGCTGATCGCCTCGTCATCGGCCCTTGCGGCGTCCCATTCGGCGATCGTGCGCGACGCGCGTTCGATTTCCGCGCTCAGGGGCGCGGGCTCCCAGCGCGGCGCAGCGGCCTTGCGGGTGTAGGTGGGGCGCGGCACGCGCAACGGCAGCGGCACATCTAGTGCGTCGCCGACAACGGGCGTGCGCGCGGGTTCGGCTGATTCCGCCCCGGGCCGGGCGGCCGACGCAGCGTCGGCGGCGGCGCGGCGCGCATCCACCCGCTCCAGGCGTTCCTCGACGGAGGCCCCCCAGTCAAGCTTTGCCGCACCCGCTTCCGCGACCGCCTCGATGCTTCCGGTTGTCTCGCGCGGACGCGCGACGGGAACGGGCCGGCCCACTCGCCTTGTCCCGGGCCGGGCCGCTGCAATGCGGTTGGCCAACTCCGCGCGGCGCGCCATGCGGGCACGCCGCGCGAATTCGGCATCTTGCCGCTGCTGGCGCACGACCGCGCGGCGTCCCATGACAAGAACCGCCGCGATAAGGGCACCGGGAATCAGCAGCGTAAACGGTGAAAGCGAGGTAAGGACGACTACCGGGACAAGCGCCAGCAGCACCACGCCCAGGACCGCTGTCAACACCGCCCGGCGCCGGGCCTGCGCGCGCCGTTCGCGCATGATTTTGGCGCGCGCGCCCGGACGATCGGGTTGGCTCATGATGGTCACCTCGCGATATGTTGCGCTGTCGCTTGCCGGTAGCAGTTGGCGTTGAGTACCGCCACCCGGCCCGATGCAATCGGAAGTGGGCGCGGTTTCGACCCGTTCCCCGCCCGCGATCGCTAGAACCCGCAGATTCTCCGAAAACCGGTCCTCCGTGCGCGCCTGGGCGGCACGCTCGCGTCCCGTCAGGCGTCCGGGGACAAAGTACGCGATCCACACCAGCAAGATGACGAGCGCGACGATACCTGCGGGTGATTTCACACCACTGACGGTAAGCGTTTACGCTTCCGGCGCGCCGCAGCCCGTTCGGCGTGTCCGACGGTCGAATTACAATGCTGTTATTCTGCGTCGGCGTAGCGCGGCGGCCACGCGTCCCAGCGGGGGCCAAATGGGCCCCTGGCAAGCCACTCCTCGCTGTCGATCGCGAACACGATATGGTCGCGCCACTGCCCCGCGATAAACACCAAACGCGGCCTAATTCCCTCGCTCCGCAGCCCCAGCTTCGCCACAACCCGCAGGCTCGCGGCGTTTTCGGGCCGAATGCAGATTTCAATCCGATGCAGCCCGTATTCGCCGAGCAGAAAGTCGATGAGCATGCCGGTTGCCAGCGGCGCGATGCCCCGGCCCGCCACCTCCTGCGAGACCCAGTATCCAATGACGCCGGATAGCTGCGAACCGTATTCCAACGATCCGACCATGATCTGCCCGGCCAGAGCCCCGTCGACCTCCATTGCCAGCGGCACCCCCTCGCCGGCGCGCCCCTGCCGGTTGAGTCGGGCAACGTACCTACCGAAGGTCGGCGCGCACGGCCACCGGCCCGCGTTCGCGTTTCCCGGCGGACGCATGGGTTCCCAGGGCGCTAACCAGGCGATGTTCGCTCCGCGCAGCCGGTCCCACTCGGCCGCATCGCGGCGGCGCAGGGGCCGCAAGACGATGCTCGCCATCGGCGCCCCCGGTGGCAGATCGTGTCGCAGCACCACGGGCCAGCGGCCGGCCACCTCCTATTGCTCCAGCACCAGGCAGTGCAGTTGCTGCCCGCGCGGAACCGTCACCATCTCCTCGGGCACGACCGCGAGCGCATTCGCGGCCGACAGTGCGGCGATGGAGACCGTCTCCAGGTGGTTCGGATCCCCGACCGGCGTCAGTTCGTAGCCGTTGGCGGGCGATCCGGTGATGGACACGGGCACGAATTCGCGTTCGTGGGGCACCGATTGCCACGTGTGCAAAGAACGAGCGCTCAGCGCCGGTCTGTAAATGTCCGCGTATCCTGCGATGGCCCGCAGTGCGGGTCTGACAAACACTTCGAAGGCAATCAAGGCGGATACGGGATCGCCGGGCAGCGCATAGATCGGCACTTGGTGGTCGT
This is a stretch of genomic DNA from Rarobacter incanus. It encodes these proteins:
- a CDS encoding GNAT family N-acetyltransferase, with the protein product MAGRWPVVLRHDLPPGAPMASIVLRPLRRRDAAEWDRLRGANIAWLAPWEPMRPPGNANAGRWPCAPTFGRYVARLNRQGRAGEGVPLAMEVDGALAGQIMVGSLEYGSQLSGVIGYWVSQEVAGRGIAPLATGMLIDFLLGEYGLHRIEICIRPENAASLRVVAKLGLRSEGIRPRLVFIAGQWRDHIVFAIDSEEWLARGPFGPRWDAWPPRYADAE